In the Gopherus flavomarginatus isolate rGopFla2 chromosome 23, rGopFla2.mat.asm, whole genome shotgun sequence genome, TGGACTGGCTGCTAAatggggagagattaataagactgggacttttcagcttggaaaagtgacAATTAAAGGGGGGAtttgagagaggtctataaaatcatgatgggtgtgaagaaagtaattaaggaagtgttgtttactccttctcataacccaAGAACTAGGGGTTGGCAAATGAAaggaataggcagcaggttgaaaacaaacgaaaggacgtatttcttcacacagcgcacagtcaacctgtggaactcctcgccagaggatgttgtgaaggccaagactagaacagggttcaaaaaagaactagagaagttcatggaggacaggtccatcaatggctattagccaggatgggcagggatggtgtccccagcctctgctctccagaagctgggaatgggccacaagggatggatcgcttgatgattccctgttctgaaGGAAGCATGGAGAAGGAGAATGAGGTAGTTCTGGGGGGAGCACGGAAAGGCATGTGACATGTGGTTGATGGATGGTTGAGACCGTTGACCAACGAGCGACTGGAGGTGAAGTCTCATTAGTGAATGCGATGTTAGGTATTAAATATCTTCCAATCCAGACCGGAAGTTGCGTCAGTTCAATACAGGGGAGAAAAGCCAGTGCCTTTCGCTCTGTGCTAGCCAGGAAGTCAGATGGGATGATCCAATGGTCCCATCAACTCTACGCAAGCTCTGGGTGCCAATTCTAACTCTCTGGTCTCTTCCCCACAGGGGCCATGAAGGATCGCTGGGTGGCTTTGGTGCTGACTGGGTTAGCTGCGGCTGTCTCCGTTCTCTTCCTCGCCGGAGGAGCCCTCCTGGCACGTCAGAGATGCAGCAACGTTGCCGTCTGACTTGTTTTAGAGTCAATTTTTTATAGCCAAGCAATAAATGGCAGATTTTGGGTTCTGGTGACTGTGGCTCAATGGAGAATGGGGAGGGGTCCTCTGGCATGGCTGGGGTGGGGAAATCgctaactttttttatttttaagcctgTTCCTGGACCTTCTGGAAGGGCATGGGTCTATTTTGACTACCCTTCCATGGGTTGGGTTGATAGTTGAGTTTAATAGTGCCGTCAGCCAGCGGACCTCAAAGGGTGTCACGGGAACAACCTCTGATGATGGGGaattccaccaccacctcccctcACGGGTCGGGTTTTCATTTCTGTTGGTCTGCTCCTGGCCTCTCTCTCGAGTTTGGCCCCATCTTTCTGAAAGGACGGGGCACAGAACTGGATAttatactccagttgaggcctcacccagggcagagcagagcggaaCACCTGCCTCTCGTGTCTTGCGTATGACATGCCTGTTAATACACCCTCTTTTGCGAGTGCATCACATTGTCTTTTCTTCACACAAGGccaagtcaacctgtggaactccttgccagaggatgttgtgaaggccaagattataagaGGGGTCAACAAAGAACTcgataagttcacagaggatgggtccatcaatggctattagccaggctgggcagggatggtagctgtagcctctgtttaccagacgttgggaatgggcgacaggggattgATCACTTAATGATTCACtattctgttcgttccctctggggcacgtggcattggttgctgttagaagacaggacactgggctagacggatctttggtctgatccagtagggctGTTCTTGTATGGGGGCTGTGAAGGTGGAGACAAGGCCGGGGGAAGTGGGAGATTTGACCAGGTTGAGGGCGCCGGATTGGCTAGGAGGAGGTAGCGCAGGATTGGGATGGAGAGGGGTCCTCGAGGTGGGACTGTTTTTATGGGCACCATCTTGGGGTGTGGGCCTATAAGTTGCTGTGAGGCGATGGTGGGGGGGACTCTTGCCCCTTTGGGATGGCACCAGGGACTGGGTGCCTTGGTCAGAGCCCAGCCCTCAGTGCAGCCAATGGGGCTTCAAGGGTCTCTTAATCtgacccccaaatccctcccTGTTGGCAGAAGTTTGGCCAAGAGGCAGTTGAGGTGGCTAACTCAGTGCCTGAAAAACACCTTCCCCAATGAAGCCCTAAAacgactggaaaggacctcgtccctcccccaccccaaaggtGTCATGAGGGGCCGCCTAAAACCGCTGTTGCCGCCCCTTCCCCCATTTTTATTGAGCAGGCAGCGGGTGGGTCGCCTACGTCCCAACATGGCGCCGCCCAGGGGAGGGCCTCCCGCTCCGTGCGGAGGGACTGTCGCTGTACGGTGAGGTCATAGGGAGGCGCCGGCGcagaggggcgggggaggagggagtgggatGCTGGGCGAGTTGGTGGCTGGGGCAACGGGGGGGCTCGTCCTCATtcagggtgaggggggagctggggagggagggggagcgatGGGGgagcgatggggggagggggagctggggagggagggggagcgatgggggagctggggagggagggggagcaatgtgggaactggggagggagggggagcgatgaggggagcagtgggggaactgaggagggaggaggagctggggagggggcagaggaagctgagggagggggatctggggagggagggggagcaatgTGGGaactgaggagggagggggagctggggaggggggaggagcaatgggaggagggggaggaactgaggagggagggggacctggggagggggcagaggaagctgagggagggggagctggggagggaggaggagcaatggggggagctgtgggagcaatgggggaactgaggagggaggagaagctggggaggggggaggagcaatggggggagggggagctggggagggggcagaggaagctgggggagggggagctggggagggaggaggagcaatggggggagggggagggggcagaggaagctgggggaggggggagaagcaatggggggagggggagctggggagggcacagaggaagctgggggagggggagctggggagggaggaggagcaatgggggagggggagctggggagggaggaggagcaatagggggagctggggagggggcagaggaagctgggggagggggagctggggagggaggaggagcaatggtgggagctgtgggagcaatgggggaactgaggagggagggggagctggggaggggggaggagctggggagggggcagaggaagctgggggagggggagctggggagggaggaggagcaatggtgggagctggggggagcagtgggggaactGAGGAGGGGGgaactgaggagagaggaggagcaatgggggagcaatggggggagctggggagggaaggggagcaatgggggagctggggagggagggggagcaatggggcagctggggagggaggaggagcgatggggggagctggggggagcaatGTGGGAACTGAGgatggagggggagctggggagggagaaggagcaatgggggagggggagctggggagggaggaggagcaatgaggggagcaatgggggagctggggagagaggaggaacgATGGGGGGAGCAATGGGGGaactgaggagggagggggagctggggagggaggaggagcaatggggggagggggcagaggaagcTGGCGGGAGGGGGAGCCTGGGAGCGGGGGGCATCTagacaggaggaggaagaaatggggggagctggggagggaggggaaacctgggagtGGAGAGACCTGGGGGGAGAGGACGCAATGGAGTGAGCCTTGGGGGGGAGCCCTGGAGGAGGAGGCTCTAGGGGGAAGGAAGAAGCAatgggggagctggaggggagagggcGCTGGGGGGatccatggggggaggggcagcctggGGGAGTGAGgaagtggtggggagggggagccagagggagggaaagcctgggagctgggggggggggaggaggagcctgGGAGAGCGGGGGatccagagaggaggaggaagcaatgTGGTGGCCTGGGGGGACAAGGGGAGCAATGGGGGGATCCCGGGGGACGGGCAGCCAGGGAGAGAGCTGGAGGAAGTGgaggggaacctggcagggccggggggtgggaggagcagggagagctgCGGGGTAGGGGAGGCTTGTGGGgagctggaaggggtgggggggtctaTGTATTTCCCAATGAGGGGGAGGTGATCCCCATCTCACCGGCCCGGGGGCCTTTCCCCGCAGACACCGCTGAGTGCGAGGGCCACAGCCTGCTCAAGACCTTTGTGGCAGCTTCGGCGCACAGGTGGGTGCAGTGGCCCCCCCTAGCAGCCCCATTGCCCCCCGCCAACTGTGGGGTGGCTGAGAGATGCACACCCCCTGCTGGCACACGGCCTGCTGtctcctggtggaggaggggtgcTGCTGGGTCCTCCCCCCCCAACCCATAATTGCCCCCTTGATCCCCAGCACCCCCTTGTGGCCTGCAGCTCCCCTACGCTCGTGGCTCATCCCTGTCTTGTCTCCCCTTTGTGCTTCCAGGGGGGAATCCGTCCACGTTTTCGGCTTCGAAATCCCCGAGGAAGAGTTCCTGGCCGGCTTTGACCCTGACGTGACCGTGCGGTGAGTCCTGCCCCCCAAGTCAACATCCCTCTTTCCCCAATAAGTGGGGCCAGAGGCACAGGGTAGCTGTCTGCTCTTGACACAACGGGCTTAGGCTCtcggcagactcaggcagcggcGTGTCAGTTACACAGGGgcagctgccccctcccacagcgAACCCTCTGGCTTGACCCTTGACCCCTCCCTCACCAGGTTGCTATATCAGGATGGCTTCACAGACCCCCTGCACTGGACCGGGGAGGCCGGGGGCTTCGGGGCGGAGGAGTTCACAGCGCTGGGGGTGACGGGACGCCTGGCCCGGGGACCTGCGGGACCTGCCACCGTCGTCCTGGACTCGCTCAGCTGGCTTCTGCTGCGCCAGCCTCTGCCTGCCGTCTGCCAGACGCTGGGACAGATCCCGAGGGCTGCTGCCAGCGCAGGTGTGGACTccctgggggtgctgggagccaggactcctgggttctttccccggctctgggagggcagtgggggctggtgggttagagcaggggggctgggagccaggactcctgggttctttctccggctctgggaggggggtgggggctggtgggtcagagcagaggggctgggagccaggactcctgggttctttccccggctctgggaggggagtgggggctggtgggttagagcagtgggggttgggagccaggactcctgggttctctctctggctctgggaggggagtgggggctggtgggttagagcaggggggctgggagccaggactcctgggttctctccccggctcggggaggggagcgggggctgggagccaggactcctgggttctctccccagctctgggaggagagtgggggctggtgggttagagcaggggggctgggagccaggactcctgggttctctccctggctctgggaggggagtgggggctggtgggttagagcagtgggggttgggagccaggactcctgggttctctccctgactctgggaggggagtgggggctggtggtttagagcagaggggctgggagccaggactcctgggttctctcccagctctgggtggtgtgggggtgtctgacctctcccttccctccccgttCAGGCCTGCGGGTGACGAGGATCCTGGCCTTGCTGCACGAAGACCTGCACCCCCCGGGCCTGGTGGAGACCCTCCGCTCCCTGGCCCGAGCCGTGGTGGGGGTGAGGCCGGCCCCAGAGggcatggggagtggggaggacgCCCCCCGTCTGGCCTCCATGCTGCAGCGTAAGGGGACCGGGAAGGTCCTCACAAAGGTGGGGGAAGGCAGGCGGAGATGCCCAGATTGGGGAGTgtgtcggggggaggggagggcagggcagtgaGGGGTGGATATTGGGGGGCAGTGACCCCCCAGATGAGAGGACAGTGGGGAGgttatggaggggaggggggtcttggACGGGTCGGGGTATCTTACCAACTAGATGGGCAGGGGGCAAGGGAGTTGTATGGAAGGGGCGACAGCCCCCCTTTGAGGCTGGGGGCCAGCTGTGGGGGGCAGCGGGTGCCAATCTGAGGGGATTGGTTCTGTCTCATCCTCTTCCTATCCCCCCCAGGAGGAATATTTCACCGTCCTGGCCGGCTTCACCCCAAAAGCCCTTGGGGAGCCCACAGGGAGTGTGACCCGAGATGAGGACGCCGACCCCCACTCCACGGTATGACCCCCCCTCCCTATCCTTATGGAGCTGGGGGTCCCCGGTTAcacagcagtggggtggggggatccaCAGGTATCTGGACACCGGAGCACCCTGAACTCTGCTCTTTTCGAAATCCCAGCTCTGCGGGGGTGTAGTGTGGGGGGTTCTTGGGGGGCAGGTtaggggggtgggatggaggaTCTCACAGGTGAGGGGCGTGGGAGTTAGCAGAGATCTGAGGGGCTGGGTGGGTTCAGGGATCTGTGGGGGGGCAGCAGAGAGTCGGGGGGAACTGGACCTCCCAGGGGCACCAGCTGGGGGTGCTGATTTGGGGAGGGTCTCGGGGGAATTGGAGGATTTGGAGGTCCTGGGGGTGCtggttggggatgggagggatctGGATGTGCTGGTTCAGGGACAGGGTAGTGGGGGTttatggggcaggggatggggggatgtTGGGGTTATTGAGGGCACTGATTGAGGGGTAGGCTTGAGGGggctgtctgggggcagggggggctctgCAGAGAACCCCTATCTCCACTGTGGCCCCCTCTAGCCAAGCTGTCCCCCCATGGAGGGAGGTGATCCCGTGGGGTGACTCATACTGGGGGGAGCAgacaccctgccccccagcagtgtGTGTGACGGGCATCTCCCCCCCCGCCCACGCCAGGTGGACCCTGCTGCCAACCTGACCTTTAATCTGCGGCTGTCGGACACGGAGCGCCAGGCCCGGGACGGGATGCCACTGCCCTTCCACTTCAGCGCCCAAAAGTGAGTGGGGTGCATGCCCCCCGCCTCCCCTCGGCACCTCCCCCGGGGAGACGCCCCCCACCTCTGCTTGGCACCCCTGCGGGGGGATGCGCCATCAACTCCCTCTGCTCTGCACCCTCCCCCAGGGGAAACGCCCCCTGGATGCCCCCCACCTCTGCTTTGCACCCCCGTGGGGGGATACCCTATTAACTCCCTCTGCTCTGCACCCTCCCCCAGGGGAGATGCCCCCTGGACGCCCCCTCCCTCTGCTTGGCACCCCCGCTCAGGGCAGatgccccctgcctctgctctgcaCCTCTGGACACCTCTTGCCCCCACCTCCTTTCTGCCCCAGATACCCACCAAATTACCCTGGCCTctaccctccccccaaccctcctgggtctctctgccctgcctctgAATCCTCCCAATACCCATCCTGCCCCCCTgccatccctcctctgccccccaccctccgATCTCTATTTCCGTGGGAGCTGacccccccaaatccctccctGTGGTAGGAAGTCATCTCTGTTGGAGGCCTCGACCAGTGGCGGGAAGATCTACTACGAACCAGACGCCGCGGACGACCTGGACGAAGAGGATCCGGACGACGACCTGGACGTGTGAAAACtgagtggggggtgggtggggctccccctgcccccaaatggaCTCCTGGATCTGTGCCTCCCGGTGGGACCTTCAGCAGGATCTGTGACAGAGCCCGACCCCGGCACCACTGTGTGGGGAGCTGCCCAGGAGCATGGCTGCGTGCCCCCGCCCAGGGCGGTGTCTGTGGCCGGGAATGGGGTCAGTGGGCTTTTGATGGGGTTGGTATCTGTCCAGTGAGAAGGGGGGGCTGAGCCTtgttctccctccccactgcaccctGCCATCCCCCCACCACTGTCCCTACCACCCCCCTGCCATGGCATGGGAATAGACTTCCATAAAGGAAGGGTGCATGGGcaccagcgccccctagagggcacaggcccctgccccattccctgcccccctgagccagccagtccccgccctggggccgggtgggagccggcgccccctagaggggacaggcgcctgccccattcccgcccccctgagccagccagtccctgccctggggctgggtgggagccagcgccccctagaggggacaggcctctgccccattcccgcccccccgagccagccagtccctgccctggggctgggtgggagctggctccccctagaggggacaggcccctgccccattccctgccccttgagccagccagtccctgccctggggctgggtgggagctggcaccccctagaggggacaggcccctgcccccctgagccagccagtccttgCCATGGGGCTGGATTGGAACTCCCCTCTCAATTTGTAGCGGTAGGACTCATCCCTCTTCAGTCCAGAGAGGCCCCCACGCTTTTAAAACTAGCCGCTTCCCTTTATGTAGTAGGTCCTACCAAAACACCCAACAACTCCCACTGCTGCCACCTCTGCCGGACCCCAGTGTTGTCCCCCTGTTGGTATAAACCTCGTTTAGGGGTGAAATTAAACTGAAGCACGTTAATAGCGGTGCATGGTGGATGGAGCGACActggtggagggagaggagaatcagtgggaggggagtaggggctggtgggttagagcaagtggggctgggggccaggactcctgggttctctccctggctctgggaggggagtaggggctggagggttagagcagtgggggctgggagccaggactcctgggttctctccctggccctaggaggggagtaggggctggggggttagagcaggtgaggctgggagccaggacgcctgggttctacccccaTCTCCACCACTGGGTTGAGTTTCTTGGTAGCAAAGAGTGGCGAGGGAGCGGGGGCGTGGCCTCTACCCCCAGCACTTTAGGGGGATCCCCTTCTGTCCCTGACAGAGGGCAAACCCAATCCAGCCCAGTCACACTCCATCTGTCCTCAGTGCACTATGGGGCTTGTACCCCAGAATCTTTCCACTACTGTAACTAGGGGTGGGAGCAGCCAATGGGCagaccgtggggggggggggcagccgcaGAGGGGGCACTGGCTTACTTAACCGTCCCCGAAGGAAGGCCATGTGGGGTAGGGGCTGCCAGCTCCCATCTGGCCCACACGCCCTGCTGTGGTTGGATGAGTCTCGAacgtgggggcggtggggcaagGAAGGGGGTGAAGGGCAGGGCACTCCTTGGCTAGTTTATTCGGTCGGCCGGCCGGCATCGGCAGTCAGTCCTGGGAACCGTGCTGGCTCGGATCTGGTTGCTTCCATCAATAAACGTAGCCTCGGTTTCCCCGGAGACCCGTGTGGGGTGCTTTGTGTCTGGTGCAGGGGAAGCCGGCGGGCTGGGGGTGGCCTGCTGATCTTCAGGGACCagatgctggggtgggggcttgtgttgcctgtggctTGGTGGGGGGGACCATCTGGGTGGCACAGCGCGGGCGGGTGgcggcctggcccccaccccagctccctgagcTCACCTGCTGTGGCCCTGTGCGCTCGCCCCTTGGATCTGGCCCAGCCCCTTTTCCAAGGCTCCGCCCACTTCTCATGCCCTGTCCCTGGCCACTGTCCTCCCTCAGGCCATGTCATGGAGCTACCTACTTTCCCTGCcccttacataagaacggccacacggGGTCAGACGATAGGTTCATCCATCCCACTGTCCTGTCTTCTGCCAGtcaccaatgccaggtgccccagagggaatgaccagaacagggaatcGCCAAgggatccatcctctgtcgcccatttCCAGCATCTGGCAAACCGAGGCTGGGGCCACCCTccgtgcccatcctggctaatagccacggCGGGACCCGTCCTccctgaatgtatctagttctgtttttgaaccctgttctcgtcttggccttcacagcatcccacgGTGAGGAGTTCCCCAGGTTGACCGTGCATtgtgtgggaaaaaaaaatccttccttgtGTTGGTTTTCAAACACTGCTGCCTGGTCatgtcatttggtggccccttgttcttgtactGTGAGGTGTAAAGAACCTGTCCcgatttactttctccaccccagtcatgatttcatagttcgcctcttttccaagccgaaaagtcccagtctcattaATCCCTCCTCACACGGCAGCCGTTCCAGACCCcgaatcatttgtgttgcccttttctgacccttttccaagtccaatatctCTTGTTTGCCTCTTTCTGCGTGTCCTACCCGCTCTCTCCTGGCCCCTTGCCCTGGCTTCCCTCTGACTCCGCCTCTTTCTGATGGCCCCACCCCTTTTCTCTGGCTCCACCCACTCCTGTCACCACATCCCTTTCTGATGGCCCCACCCACTTGGCCCCACCCCTTTTCTCTGGCCCCACCCACTGAGTCAATCACACCCCTTTCTAATGGTTCCACCTATTGTCTAGCCCCACCCCTTTTCTCTGGCCCCACCCACTCCCTTGACCACATCCCTTTCTGATGGCCCCACCCACTTGCCCCATCAAGCCCCAGCTCCTTTGGCTGGTCCCACTACTgtctctggcccctcccctttTCACTGGCCCCCTCTACTGACTCTCTTGACCACACCCCTTTCTGATGGTTCCACTGactctctggccccacccctttTTATGGCCCCACCCACTCTCTCCTTTGACCACGCCCTCTTTCAGTGCTTCCACCTACTGTCTCTGTGCTGTGGCCCCTCCCTGTGACCCTGTCTCTTTCTGATGCCCCCCCCACTGGTCCCCCTCAAGCCCCGCCCCTTTTGCCATTCCCAACTGTGGTAGCTGGCCCCACCCTCTATTTAAGGCTCCTCCCACTTTGCCCGGCTCCAGGCCACG is a window encoding:
- the ELP5 gene encoding elongator complex protein 5 isoform X2, with protein sequence MLGELVAGATGGLVLIQDTAECEGHSLLKTFVAASAHRGESVHVFGFEIPEEEFLAGFDPDVTVRLLYQDGFTDPLHWTGEAGGFGAEEFTALGVTGRLARGPAGPATVVLDSLSWLLLRQPLPAVCQTLGQIPRAAASAGLRVTRILALLHEDLHPPGLVETLRSLARAVVGVRPAPEGMGSGEDAPRLASMLQRKGTGKVLTKEEYFTVLAGFTPKALGEPTGSVTRDEDADPHSTVDPAANLTFNLRLSDTERQARDGMPLPFHFSAQKKSSLLEASTSGGKIYYEPDAADDLDEEDPDDDLDV
- the ELP5 gene encoding elongator complex protein 5 isoform X1, which translates into the protein MLGELVAGATGGLVLIQDTAECEGHSLLKTFVAASAHRGESVHVFGFEIPEEEFLAGFDPDVTVRLLYQDGFTDPLHWTGEAGGFGAEEFTALGVTGRLARGPAGPATVVLDSLSWLLLRQPLPAVCQTLGQIPRAAASAGLRVTRILALLHEDLHPPGLVETLRSLARAVVGVRPAPEGMGSGEDAPRLASMLQRKGTGKVLTKEEYFTVLAGFTPKALGEPTGSVTRDEDADPHSTEVISVGGLDQWREDLLRTRRRGRPGRRGSGRRPGRVKTEWGVGGAPPAPKWTPGSVPPGGTFSRICDRARPRHHCVGSCPGAWLRAPAQGGVCGREWGQWAFDGVGICPVRRGG